AATTAAAAGTATCGACAGACCATTTTCTTTTGCTATCTTGTGTCTGATAAAAATGTGGGAGGATGAGAAATAAAGTAAAAGTAGATAGTAAAGCGTATAGAGAACGATTCTGACGAAGCGGGTAGGTAGCCGTGGGTATTATGCCTGATCTATACTACTGATCCACTTATGGTCCGCTCAAGCTCCGCTGTCAGTTCAATTAACCCTCCATGGGCAAGCATATTTTTTCAGTTTCTGTAGACAACTTGGGTCATTTATGTCTGTGACTAATTGTTTTACTGTTCTTGACTGTCTAAAAATCTAAGGGCTTTATTTTAATATGTAATTGTTCcttgaattaaatatttaaagaattatctaattattaaaaataaatattcggaaaaattgcaatttactTCGAACCATAGACGACTCAGCTTGCCCAGTAAGGGTTAAATATTCTATTGCTTAAATTTTAAGCCTTTTATACCAGCCATCAGTATAAAATTTtcgcaatttatttaaaatttattatcattCCCTAATATTGATAATTCTTATCAGTTCTCTATAGGTAAATCAATGGAAAGTAAATAGCGTCCTAAATAAAAGTTATGGcgtcgaagaaagaagaaagatcaTCGTCGGCAATAATTTAACTACCTCCTCTGCTCTTATCTTTTTCAAGAAGTATCTCTTTCAAGTCCTTATCCTTTGACATCTTTTAATGGGAATTCTCAGCGAGCTCTGCGAGATGACTCAACTGACTGATAATATTATTGCAACTCGTGGAAGTGGAAAAACTTTTGATACACAATATGAAATGAATCGAGTTATTTCAAAGCAGGGGCAAAGACGGACGGGTCCTCCGCCAGAATGGTAACTGCTTATAAATTGATTTCTCGAGAACACTTGAACGCCATTCTCGTTTCCGTTATTACGTTCAAGTACCTTTTAGCCAACTTGCGCTTCTTTTACAGCAATTAGTTAAAAAACGGGTAAAGTccgaataataaaacataaacaGAGATCATAAGTCAATAATATAATAGGATATATACAAAtgaacaaattattatttaataatttttaacgtccAATATTCTGAATAATCGATGTACGTGAAAAAACATGTGAAAGAATTGCCACGTTTATGTTAGAGAATAAATGCATCGCAAATATCTTCTATATTCATTCTTTCATTACCCATGTCAAAGGGGTAATAACTCTTTTTTAATGGAGAAATTATCCAGCTATCAGGTTGGTAAAGGTAATTGAACTGAAGTGCGTTAAATGCGTGGAATGTTTGTCGAAACGAGGTATTTATAAAGAACTGTTCAAATATTGAAGTTGCGAAGTAAAAGCGCGAACACAGAAGGGCTTTGATTCTGGAAGGATAAAAATGGTCGTTCATCTGTTGATCGTACCGTTTCGATAATACACTGAAAGATTGCGAAAACAAAGAACGGCAGATATAAAAAACCTTACAACAACTACCTTTATACGTAATGTTTTATTATAACTTCAGAGTTATAAAAACTTTTGCTTTTAGATAGAATCTAAAAAAATTTACttgaaaattcttattataattGATCCAACGTGCTGATTATAGTTTCGAAAGCATTTTTAGCGATGCTATAGCTCCTGCTCACTAAATTACTCAACCTGCAAAAAATGACTTTTATTGACttttattaatttactaaaattcTGCGAAAGAAATTGAGTGCAGATAGGTCTCGATTAGtacgagtaataaatcccagaaattgttcgatttatttgaattactattcgaatacttgaaatataggaattggttcttagttaaagaaaatatacgataaaaattttgaaatgtacctttcatacgtatattatttaattataatagcataaacatgtttattattttttaaaatattttaacagtgttgattgcattttcttctactttttcatattttcgtATATCtgatgataaacccgcagtattttatccaagtctctgttagcttgcatgcttcgatccatgtctggatcgaaagAAGTCTCGCAAGCctcgcattaactgaatttttgttcgcattaaatgcgaatatcgcactatgtgaactaacattaatcgagacttacctgtaCTTAAAAACAGGTCGATAAATtagattctaaataaaaaatttacctTTTCTCGACGGGCGAACAAATATTCCTCGATGTCGTTACTCCAAAAGCATCGAAAACATCGAACATCGACCAAATGGCTAACAAACCaaggaatatttttatttcgttttgcATATTGATGATTTTCAAGCAGAACCAAAGATACGAGTATGATAATGAAATTCCATCAGATAGACATTATAAATTCCGTCGAAATGAATTTCCAGACGAAATCCGGCATTGAAATTTAACGTATAAACAATGAATATAGTCTTGgacgattttcaatttttacgtTTCAAAATTTGATCGTACAAATTTTTATCTTGTTTCTAACCACATGAATATTTCCTGAATTGAAGTTTTTTTTTTGAATCGAAACAACTTTTGTTTCGGCGTACATACACGTTCGTTGCAATTTCAGTTCATTTCAGGAGGAtttcatttaaatgaaatttctcgtTCGCCTGAAAACGCGAACGCGCATTCGAAAAAAAGGTAGCTCATTTTTAACGACACGATATCGTTGCTcaggaaacttttaaatattgggtatcaatttttattaaacagtAATACATCGTTTTAGTTGCGCAATCGGAAGCCCATTCGCAAATGTGTAAACACGCGTCAGCCATAAGCGTATGAATAGTTATGCAAAGTAAACACAGACTCCCATAAATGTGTAACACGTTCTGTACACCGTTCGATTCGAGTATTTCACTGATGCTGAACATCCACGATTACGCGGGTGCGTTGATTAAATAATTAGTTGTTATCGCGTTAAACTGCCGCAATTAGCTTACGGCTTAATGGATTTTGTAATCACTTCCTGTATTCAATTCACATTTTTCTCCTTCTGCTTATCATCACGAAAAtgtattataattcaaatttaacgtACTAATAGAGTCTACTAAAATCattcattattttacaaaatcaacAATAGTCATAGAACATTGCCATAAATAATCTCGATACCGTTTGGAAATTCCTACGGGAAATATGAACCACtcgaatgaatttaaaaaaaagtgttTTCATTCTGGCAGTTTCGCATCGTAAATATCAAAGTTTCGATATAAATAACGAACCGTTGCTATTGCTAATTTAGATTCCCGATTGGATATAACTGATACCAAAGGCAAAGCATTTCAATCCGAGCTTCGCCGTAGATCAAGCCAGATTTTTTGGTGAATCAACAAAATATCCTTCGTGTCGTGTGATTCTTGTATTATAACCTGTGCGAGATCAAGATTAATAACTGTTACCCAACAGATTATATGATTTATTACGTAAACATATATTTAATGAGGTATTCATGTGTATTCCGTTTGCTGACTCAAAACGATTCATTCTTTCTCATTTAATCTACAATATGTACCGATCGTTGATTGCTGTTCATCACTGATCAATGTCATGGAAATATTAAGAACAGCCATTAAGCAGCCTTTATTTACGAGTTGATGTAAGCGGCACGAATCCAATCTCGGAAGTAGTCAGTCGAGGTGAATACCGTGTAAGAATGGTAATCACATCTATCGGCCTTCACTGGACTGACGCTGACTACACCTCGTATGTACCAAGTTTCATGTATTTTGAAGCACAAACCGCCTCCGCTGTCTCCTTCGCAGAGACTCGAGCCTGCCAATTAAACATAATAGCTTTATTGTGAAGAAAATTCTGACGATTAGATGGTACTGTGATAGACGAACGAAACTTAGTTATATAACATTTTATGTTTTTTAGTACGCGTTCGCGATGCTATATGCCGAATATTGTTTATAACCTGTTGACACCACCACGAAATCTACTTCCTTAAGACCAATTACCTATACGAACGTCACTTAACTGGTCGGAGAATCGAAGGATCCCGTTTACTCGCCCTCGTTTAGGCCAGCTAGGTAAATGTAGGAAAGGTGAAAGCATCCGTAAAAAATTGTAAACCGCTTGTCGTAAGTTTGCGGACAATACGAGTTCCAAAATAAACGTCCTGAATTTTAGAACCTTGTCCTTAGAAATTCTCTTTACTGTTTGGAAATTCCGAATCCTTGAATAGCAATTGCCTTAGGCCGCGTTCAGACTATGCAATAAAGTTGCACAACTTTCCGTGCAACTGAGGGTCTGAATTTCTGTGTTTCTGGCCGTGCCTGTACCAGGTATGTCgtccgaaaaagaaaatggttttCTCTTGTAAAGATACAAGAAGACGGCATACCTGGTACGGCCAGAAACACAGAAGTTCTGACCCTCAGTTGCACGGAAAGTTGTACAACTTTATTGCATAGTCTGAACGCGGACTTACATGACAAACTATGACTCCGACCAGTTTAGGAGATTTCCTTgtaattatgaattatattATCGAACGTGAACGATCGTACTTCTAAATTAGTATAATAAACGGTTGGTTATTCGGTCTTCTAGTTATTAATCTTTACCAGGTAGGCTGAGTCTATTGAACGGGATTAATTGCAATGTATTTGTTACCGTCGACAATAAAGCCCGTATGTTGATTGTATTTCTAAATTCGCGATGCTGCGAAACATTTTATAACACAAAAATATAAACGATGACGTTTCTAGCATTGGTATTACCCGGTACGATAATTCATAGTATTTGAAAGCCTGACCGTGACTAGTCAGTTCAGTCCGTTCGTTGCGAACACGTCAGAAAAATTCATTATATCATTAACttagaattatttcatttcctTGAATATCCTAGATTCGGTCTTCGTCGTCTACAATTTGTTTGAAAACTTTGGGTGCCACTGCACCTTCTAGTGACGTCATtgcatataaaaataaacgtcgtATTTTCAACTTACCATTCAAGCGTCCAGCACAAAATTTATCAGACGTGATGTATCCCCGAAAATCATAAGGTACTGCTGATAGGCACTGATCGTAGGGAACGAAGGGCATGTTCACCTCTTGGAGGGTCTCACTGGATGTATCTTTGATCGTTTTACCCCAACCAACAGACTGTAATTAAAGATGATGGTCATAAAAATAATCCATAGAAACAAAAGAAGTAAGAATTAGTCTGACGGCAGAATATTGAATATTACAGGAAtgaattaattagaaaagtaGAACAGTGACGCGGTGTAACGGTGTACgaattaattacagaaatataATCCAGGCTGAGTTAATTAGCCGACGGAAAGCGACCGCAGAAGGAAACTAATAAAAAGCACGTAAATCCAGCGAGGAAGAAAGTACGACGGTTTGAAATTAATCAAACTGCATCAACTAGTTGGTctgttcttttctttaattaatattaaacgatTTTACCTTGCCGCTTTGACCCACTTGCAACTGCACCCGCTCGTACTCGCTGTCCCAGTCTATGCAAATCGGTCGCACCAGTGCGGTCAATTCAAAGGGAGTGATCAATTTGATCAAAGCTATATCTTGGGCGAAATTTGCTCTAGCTCCGATGTACCTTTCCGGTAACAAAATCTCTTTCACCATGGATTTTTGTGCGTACTGTTCATTGGCATCCCAATTACGATAATGCTTGCCGGCTGCTATTGCGTACTGGGATTTGTCGTTGACTTTATTGTACACCTCGTCGTAGAAACAATGAGCGGCTATTGAGAAAACGTTTATTTTCTTTCGTGTTCGGTTACAACGTGCATGGAGAGAAAATAGGTTTCGTTCGATACTTGCAAAGACATTGACACTGTTACAGTAAACTCTTAATAACTTTGCGCTCGATAACTGGCCCTCCAAATGCATTTTCGCTAATATTAATTGTCCTCAGCACACCGTTTTTTAGAgatgttatttttttaaacattaaattattttggGAATATTCTCTAGTTATCTCTCCAGCGCAGAATTATAGATTAGTTTTGTAGTGGGAGCATTTGTTAAGTTTCCGTTTACCAGAAATTTCCGCCCCTACAACCCCGAGTGCGGAAAGTTATCAAGAGCCTACTGCACTATCAATATTATCTCTGAGAAATTATAAGTTTTCAAATtggaattattataaaatataaactaAAGAATAAATTACCTGATATAATTAGATTGTTGCTTATAAGAGTGCCTCCGCAAATTTGCTCATATTCATCTTTATCTTTGCTATAAATACCAACGTGCCATGGAAATATGCCTAATTTGGCTTCGAATCCATTCACGACCAAAGTATTACCATGTGAAACCGGTGTTCCACACtctggagaaaagaaaaaccgtggcttaatttaaaagaagaatattcAAGCTTTTCTCAGAAAATTTAGTTGGTTTGAATATTCAGACGGACGTGACAGAGTTTGACGGAACAAGGTACGAGAATCATGATTACCAGGAAGACAACGGAAGAGACGACGGTCCCATAATCCGTCTTCGAGACAAGTGACTGTGCGATAGCCTGGGTCATTCGTCACGGGCAATTTGTAGGACGATTTGCACGACAAAGTCGCCACTGTTCCAGGTCTAATTCGATCGCTGCAAGACACTTCGTTCCCTTGGTAAGTGCATAAAATATTCACCGTGTTGCTGTTCAATGAAGGACACGTTCCTAATGAAAATGGGACGagattttacataaataaaaagtagaatcgGTGCAAGATTCGATGATGAATAAACAGAATTACAATCTTACACCAagtgaaaaatgtatttaaaaaatttttcgaaGGAGGATATAATAACTttgttgataataaaaaaatattcaaaatctgaAGCGACATCGAAGGAACTTACTGAGACAGGAAGACAGATTGTACCACGCGTCGTTAACGCAAACGGAAACGGCGCTTCCGTTTAAAATGTAATTCGGTCTACAGGTGTAAGTCAGAATACTGTTCCTGGGAACTTTATCTCCTGAACGTTTGGGGCAAGGTTTACCGCAACCACCTAGTTCGTAACTTCCACCTTCAGGTTGTTCAGGAAGGGCGCAGCCGGTTTCGTTTTCCGCTTCTCTGCGATGTCCAGGATGGATAATGAACGGTGTAGCAATTAAACGGACGCAAATAAGGGAATAATTGAATTCATCACTGACAAAGCTTCTCTCGTCGATGAaatctttctttcctttaaaGTTCTCGAGGGATTTTTCATGGAAAGACTTCAACTCCGACCCAGCTTTGTCTTTCTTTGTAGCTGTTTTCTgtgcctcttttttttttttttaaatcaattgcAGTAAATTAACTTACCGAACGCAGTCTAGCTCGTCGCTTGAATCGCGACAATCGAATTTGTTGTCGCACCTCATGGTACTCGGCAAACATTCGCCGTTTCTACAACGGAACTCGTTTTTCCTGTTTCCGGGACGACAACAGACGTTGATTACGTGTTTGAAGACGCTCTATTGAGAGTGTTCGTTCGATCGTCGCGTTTCATCTCGTACGTACTTGCCGAAGCAGAAATAACGTTGTTTCATTGGAAAATTAGTTTTAAATACGCTTTTAATCGCACCGGTTCTCGAACGATTCAAACAGATGATTCGTGATTACGTTCGTTCAAAGAGATTCTGAATAGAAGATTTTAcgttctatttattatttaaaagcgACATCGAACGCAAATGAAATACGACATCGAACACATAGACAACATAAATTTTCCTTACTCAAAGAGTTATATTTAAACATatgcaaggatattaacctaaagttaaatatatgatttttacatgaaagagtttcatgtattggaagaataattttcagaggaacagtgcaaaattcagaaaatgaaaatagtattaAATACAGTATTCAATTAGAATTgggactctcttcatggtccgccatcggAACGTTAACAATATActatttttccttatttttatttaacaaaatatcaACTCACTTGCAGTATACTTCATTGTCCCCTAGTTGTTGACTCGAATTCatgatttctttttcatcgATCAATTCTCCGGACCAAGAAGGTTTACCTCCAGGTTTCCCTTGACCTTTTCCTTGACTTTTTCCTGGAGGAGCATCACCGCTCAAACCTGGCGGAACCCTGCCGGATAATCCTGGAGGAATACCACCCGGTGGACCTCTGTGCTCGTTGTAATTCGTCTGTTCGTTGTAATTGTTGTTCACCGGACGTGCCCATGGTGGTTTCGGACTTCTTTTCACACCATGATCTGCCACtgataaaatgaacaaaattgcACTCGGAATCATTGATTATTATTGCCTAATATAATGGGTGCTATTGGTGCCGCGATTCTTCGGAAATTGGctattaaataattctaaagaaattgtataatatttctataaaaaagaaCTTCGATGTTTCCAACTCTGAATTTGATAATTCTACCAAAACTACGTTCCAGAAAACTGATTCTATCTGAAAAACACTATCAAACTTTCTTCTTGGTCCACAGTTCAGAACAATTGTTGAAGATTGAAATACTATTTGAAATAACAATGCTTTCATCTAAAAACTTGACGATTCTTGCTGAACAGCTCCTTAGAAAACTGATTCTGTCTCAAAGTAGAAACACTTTCCAACTTTCTTTATCGATAAGAGAAGACGGCATTTCAAAAGCTTGACCATCGATTCTTCAAACACTCCATACACCTTTCCAATAATCGAACTTCTTTCAATCTTTTCACCGGATTCGACGAGATGCTTAAGATGGTTGCATCCCAGAAACATTATATTACGAAGTTTCTTCAAAATCGAACCGAAAGTGAATTTCGCGATACGTTCATTTTAAGAAGAAACCTTTCACCTGGTGCACCCATTAAGCGCGGTGTTTTTCCGCGACTCGTTGACGGACCGTCCGTGGAAATCGAGCATAATACAAGTTACTCACGCGATGCCGATAAAGTCAACAAAGAGAAGGCTAGAGTAAGTGCAACGAGCGTGTTCATAACTGCGCTAACACTGTGACAGCATAACGATCGTGGTTGATGGCCGACGAATGACTGACCGACCGAGAGGTAACGATCACGAAACCTGCAGCCAGTATTACCTGCGATTCCTTCTGAATCCTCTCCGAGAGCACAAAAATCTACCTGAATAACGACAAACCGGTTACTTCCACTTAGTACGAGCCATAGCTACAGAACAGAATATTCAACAGATGTTCGAAGGTTTCCTAGGGCTATTAATTATGCAGATGAATTGCCTACAAACACGGTTGAATAGTCAAATATCATAGTAAAAAATGGGATAAATCAGTGTTggatattttttgtaatttggctgttcttttttaatttctgttCAGCTTTTTCATAATACTTTTGTGTCATCAAATTGTTTTAGATTTTctatgtatataatattatcGGTTTCATAAATTTGGTACCACAGTATGGAACATCgccgaatatttaaaaatgcgAATTGAATGACAATTTGCAAAACaaaagagaattatatttcatttcgcGTGACGCGACGAGAGGAAAAAATATCGCGCAATTCATGAAACGTCGCAGCCAGATTTTAGTATTTTTGACGAGAGACATCGGTTGATTTTCACGTTTCgctgttgaaaataaatattcggAAAATGAACGTAACGCTTCAGAAACACGATGGTAAACACATATACAAAGTGCCGGAAGGGTTACGAGAGCTTTGCACCGATATTTCCCGCGAGGTAAGCACACATTTCGAAGAAGTTTGCGGTCGTTCGAACTTCGGCTTAGTCAttacataaatattatgttacaaatgatatattttatcGTGTAACCGAGATTCGAGCGATTTCTACGCGGCACGCTAAAGTAAAGGTTAATGACACCCTTTTCCTGCTTATATCTTGACATCTGGATCAGTTAAGATTTAATAATGTCGCTTTAATTTAACTCCGCAGGTATTTGAAAAATCTCTCTGACGTGAGAACGTTTTTCAACAGGCTAACAAATTctcctttttatatttcatcgtAAAATGGTcgttaaaaatcattgaaacataaatacaaattgaattttgcatttatacaaattttatttatttcataccTGTTCTTTGATAAACGTATGAACTCGTGTtcaattttcatatatttcaacGTCGTCGCTTCAGAGATCCCCGTATGAACTTTTATCAAATTCTATAATAGCCTTATTACCTGTTATTACAGTAAAGTGAAACTTTATTTTACTGTACAGTGAGTAAAAATTTCACGAATTCGACGAATTAAATCCTCTTTTCTGCGAGTTTCTCCTGCTTTCTCTTACTTCACATTTCCAGAGTGACTTTAATACCTCTTATTAAAAGCATTGTTAATTAAATGTCAACCATCAGTTAACTCTAAATCGTATACTACTGGAGGAAAACGATGAGACCGTTTCCGCGGGAATTTTAACCGAACGTGAAACTAACAAATCAAGTTCCTACGTTCGATTTAATCACTACATTTACATAATTGACTAATCGATTCTTCTTTAATTGAAAACAGGTTCTCCGCTCTCAGCCGGCCAACCTGTACCATTTCATCTCCGAATACGTGGACACGCTTCTGATCACGCGCGAAAACACGAAAAGTACATTTCACTGGTTAAATCTGTCTTTTTCACCATCGATACCAAGTTTCCCTCTCGCATTCTTTATGTTTCGTTCACACTATAATTCATCTTTAAACTGCATTcagttttccttttattttcatgttttctGTCGGAGCGTCGATAAACGATAAGATAAAAAATATCTCTGGTTTGTTTATAGTAGAGCTCTGATAATAAGATGAAACCCACATTGCTTCACATTGCTATGATCGACACTCTTATCGTTTATCGACGCTCCAACATAAACGTGTTATTATATGAAACGGAAAATTGTTGCATACTAGGAGGGGATGGGCACCCAAAAATTCGGCTCGGGCTCGGGTGGGTCAACGAAAATTTGTCCAACGCGTAAATTTGGTCATTTCGGGAGCCGATTTTTCGGGATCCCCCCAAATTAGACCCGATCATTATCCGATCTGACAGGATCCTTACCCGACCCGACCTGAAATTTCGGATATCTACACATCCCTAGTGCATATATTCTTGAACATACCTATAGTCTAAATCttactttattcattttttatttttcacttttaacCGAATGACTGCCATTAAACCTTTGCTATCGTTTCAGTTGCGGTCAAAGTCGTAAACAATATTCTACTTGGAAGTGAAGCAATTCTCAGTATACTTTACCGGGCTGGTTTTACTTTGGAGCAGATCGCTGTCGCGGCTCCACGGATTCAAGTAAATTTCATTATCGCGTGCTAACACGATTATCGATGCCTGCTACGATACTTTTCTGTTGTCCCGCAGAGAGCGTTCCGCGAGTACTTGGACGCAGTTGACATGCACCCGGTGCAAATATGCGACGGTAAGGTAATTTTTACGAATCGTAAAAAGAGAATGCTCGGTAAACGTGATTAATTTAAGTGCGCTGCCTTCAAACGGATCGCTGTTTTAGGGGTAGGGTTGTAAAACGCGGGGGAATAAAGATTATAGGAAAATTACTCCATAAAGTTATTCTCGTTACTAGTGGaacttttttccttttaatataaaaagtaaaatattgaaGGTACTAGTAACTTGGATTGCTTTAAATTATTACTTCTCCGTGTTGAAATATTGGTAATTGAACACTTGGTGGTGTTTTATATATCTTACGAAGCACAGATTACAGTCACGATGAAAAATCCCTGATGTCGATACAGAGCATCCTAGAGGCCACAGGAGCCACCCGAGAAGATGCAGAACGAGCTGCTACAGTGATACAAGTTAATATATGAAACGACGGTACAGGGTGTACTGGCTTTTTCCTGACAGAATGCGGCAATATATTCTGTGGATAAAGATAAGAGAAAATATTGTTACAAAGTTGCAGGCAAATATTGCACGTATGAAATAGGGAACAGCAGATTTTCCATCGAAGCATATAAAAGGTTGAGTGTGTTTGTTTGCTATCGTGCTTCCCATTTTACGGAAGTCGTCGGGACAAATTTTACTCCAATACAAACATTCCTGCactaaataattttgttaagaAAAAACCAAAGCACCCTATGTCCACTTACGATAAAATCGAGTTTTCTGAGACAAAATTTGGATTTCCTGGGTTCTGGCCCTTCCTGGGCCATAAGCATCCCTGGGAATAATGAAGATATAGGTAAGAGGCCTCATACATCAGGGTGTTCGACAGCAGATGGgaaattttttaaggggtgattctagggatcaaaataagataaaaatcaagaatgacaaaATAGCATTTGcgactttgttttccagtaattaacatttaaaactTCCAGTAAAACGCGCCTGAAACTtgcaatctgcccagcaccAACGATTGAACGGCAGGTCAGCaagggtcggtacagtcataaccaagaatcattgaatagtagaaacttacctcgtgctattctgtttctcggtactgtagCATTCGGCTtcctcttcttggttatgactgtatcCACCCCTGTTGACCTGATGTTCAGTTGTCGGTGCTGcgcaggttgcaggtttcaggcgctttttactcaaagttttaaacgttaattactggaaaacaaagccgtaaacgctatttcgtcattcttgattttcgtcttatatTGAACCCTAGAattaccccttaaaaaatctcccacctgttgtcgaacactctGTATATAAGTCTGTTGAGGACCATCAGCTGTCTATAaacgtttttaatattaaaaatttggacATTACTGCTTTCCCTATTCTGCTACTTTTCCTAG
This region of Osmia lignaria lignaria isolate PbOS001 chromosome 10, iyOsmLign1, whole genome shotgun sequence genomic DNA includes:
- the LOC117611313 gene encoding modular serine protease isoform X2; the protein is MGAPVADHGVKRSPKPPWARPVNNNYNEQTNYNEHRGPPGGIPPGLSGRVPPGLSGDAPPGKSQGKGQGKPGGKPSWSGELIDEKEIMNSSQQLGDNEVYCKKNEFRCRNGECLPSTMRCDNKFDCRDSSDELDCVREAENETGCALPEQPEGGSYELGGCGKPCPKRSGDKVPRNSILTYTCRPNYILNGSAVSVCVNDAWYNLSSCLRTCPSLNSNTVNILCTYQGNEVSCSDRIRPGTVATLSCKSSYKLPVTNDPGYRTVTCLEDGLWDRRLFRCLPECGTPVSHGNTLVVNGFEAKLGIFPWHVGIYSKDKDEYEQICGGTLISNNLIISAAHCFYDEVYNKVNDKSQYAIAAGKHYRNWDANEQYAQKSMVKEILLPERYIGARANFAQDIALIKLITPFELTALVRPICIDWDSEYERVQLQVGQSGKSVGWGKTIKDTSSETLQEVNMPFVPYDQCLSAVPYDFRGYITSDKFCAGRLNGSSLCEGDSGGGLCFKIHETWYIRGVVSVSPVKADRCDYHSYTVFTSTDYFRDWIRAAYINS
- the LOC117611313 gene encoding modular serine protease isoform X1, which translates into the protein MNTLVALTLAFSLLTLSASLADHGVKRSPKPPWARPVNNNYNEQTNYNEHRGPPGGIPPGLSGRVPPGLSGDAPPGKSQGKGQGKPGGKPSWSGELIDEKEIMNSSQQLGDNEVYCKKNEFRCRNGECLPSTMRCDNKFDCRDSSDELDCVREAENETGCALPEQPEGGSYELGGCGKPCPKRSGDKVPRNSILTYTCRPNYILNGSAVSVCVNDAWYNLSSCLRTCPSLNSNTVNILCTYQGNEVSCSDRIRPGTVATLSCKSSYKLPVTNDPGYRTVTCLEDGLWDRRLFRCLPECGTPVSHGNTLVVNGFEAKLGIFPWHVGIYSKDKDEYEQICGGTLISNNLIISAAHCFYDEVYNKVNDKSQYAIAAGKHYRNWDANEQYAQKSMVKEILLPERYIGARANFAQDIALIKLITPFELTALVRPICIDWDSEYERVQLQVGQSGKSVGWGKTIKDTSSETLQEVNMPFVPYDQCLSAVPYDFRGYITSDKFCAGRLNGSSLCEGDSGGGLCFKIHETWYIRGVVSVSPVKADRCDYHSYTVFTSTDYFRDWIRAAYINS